From the Acetomicrobium sp. S15 = DSM 107314 genome, the window GAAATTTCTGCTGAGACTCGTTACGGTCCACAAGCCAATCGAACAACTCGGTTCGGTTCATGAGGACATCGACACACAGGTATCGGAGCAGAAAATGTGGCTCGACGTTCGGGTTCTCGTCCGTAAGGCGCTTGTCGATCTCAAGGAGCTCCACCAGGGCGGCAAACGTTTTCGGACCCAATGCACCATCGACGACGAGCGGCGTCCCGACGAGTATCGAGTTCAAGGCTTCCTGAAGAAGTTTCACGGCTCCGCCTGGCCCGTGGTTGATCGCGCAATCGAAGAGAATCAAATCAAGCGGTTCCGGAAGAAGGTCTCCTCGAATTGGATCCCAATAACCCTTTTTATAAATGATTCTGGCATGTTCTGTTTTCAGGGTTTTGATAGTTATGTCCTTTGACACCCACCCTTTCGCTTGAGCGGATCGCAACGTTCCTTCCGTCACACCAAGGTTGGTTTCGCCACCCCTATCGTCAGGGTTGTTACTGTATCCTCCTTCGACATTCAGAACGATTCGAAATACATCCTCAAATCTCATTGATTTCACCGCCCTTTTATTACCACTCTCTCAACTTGTTATCTGATGTTGACTTGACCTCTATGCATTCTAATATTATTTGAAGGTTGAGCCTTTTATGGTACCTATTTTAGTTATTCATTATTTTCTCGCCTAAAAACCATATCACTGCATAACTTAACCCTTAAGTTATAACTATCACAATGTTTTAATAATCCGAAATATGATTGTACACTCGCATTAACTTCAGTGAAGTTGATTCTCCATTGAGCATATGCGCGTTGTAGAGCCTTTAGACGTCGTTTCATCTTTAAGGCTGTTTTTTTACGTAGTTTTTTATGGGTTGCCCATACTCTATAGCCGCAAAAATCAATGCCTTGGTTCACAATGTGAATAGAGGTTTTGTTGTTAAGGCTTAAATGTAATTGATTGTTTATAAATAAATCTATTTTAGTTTTTATATATTGCAGATGTATTTTGTCAGGATGCAAGATAATAATATCATCCATATAGCGAATGTAATATTGTGTCTTCAATTCGTGCTTTGCGTATTGATCAAGCTCGTTAAGATAAAGATTTGCGAACATTTGGCTTGTAAGGTTGCCTATAGGCATTCCTATCTTGCTAAGTCTTTCGTTATTGAAGCAATGATCTCCGAGCGATATACCGAATTTTGTGTTCTCTGATCTAATAATCCTCTCCAAAAGCCACAAGAGGTCTTTGTCAGCAATTATGCGGCTAAGTATTTCCATTAACACATCATGGTCGATCCTATAAAAATATTTGCTGATATCCAGCTTAAGGGCATAAACTCTTTTATGTTTTCTCGATAAATATCGAAGCCAATACTGTAGCCTATCAGTGGCTCTATGGATTCCGTAACCGATCCTGCAAGCATAACTGTCATAGATATAACGCTTATCCAAGAGTGGGTTTAGGACCCTATAGATAGCCCATTGCACCACTCTATCTCTGAAGGGTAGCGCCATAATCAGGCGCATTTTAGGATCATAAACAAAAAATTCCTTATATTTCCCAACCCTATAGGTTTTTTGCATGAGATCCTCTTGGATGCAAATAAGATTTTCTTCCAGATTGTCCGTGAAGGCCATTACTTCATTTCTGAACCTTTTGCATTTGCGAGCATTGACATATGCTCCGAGAAGATTTTCGAAAGCATAGATTTTTGGATATAATTGTTTAAGTTTCTTCATTTCTTTTTCATTCTGCCTTATCATGCTCAAAAATATTGCCGGGCATGACAACTTTCGCTTTATTGGCTACTAACTGCCTACCCGGCATTTCAATTTTTTGCCGCCCTCGTTAACTGGGTCGACATGGAGGAAAGCCCCTTTGTCCCTAAGCTCCGGCCATGAACCCTTGAGTCCATGGTTTCTGGCAATAGGGCGAAGCCACACGGAACCCAATGTTGTTGTTCGAGTTCGAGCGGGAGTTGTTCAAGTTAAGAGCAAACAGACCGGCATTCGAGCCGTTGTTCCAGTTCCCGCCACGGAGCGGAAATCTCCTGAGTTTACGGCCTACCCCCAGAAATCTGTCTGGCCGATTTTAACCAACCACCTATCATTCTTCCAATTTCCGAAGACATTTTCGACCAGTTTTCGTATTTTTTTACGGGCAGAAATTGTAAATCCTTGGCCAGTCGAACATAATAATGCAGGATATTCAGTTGAACATCGGCTACTTGTATAGCTTTTATTTTGTAGTAATGCTTATTAGCTGTTATAATAGCCTCAAGTAGCTTAAACATCGCAAGTTTAGTTTCAGCAGCCAGAGTATGTCTTTCACTTTTAGGATATTGTCGTAAGCAAATATATCCATACTGGATCATGTCATAAGTTTTTTGTAGGATTTTCAATTCGTTGCCCAACGTCCACCTCCGGAAAGAACAAGAAAAAAGAGCTTGACAGGCTTCCGCCCGTCAAGCAGATCTCAATTTCCAGGGCTCAGATTACCCAACAAAAGCCACACGGAACCCAATGTGGTAGGGCGAGCTCGAGCGGGAGTAGTACATGTAAAGAGCAAACAGACCGGCATTCGAGCCGTAGAGCCAGCTCCCGCCACGGAGCGGAAATCGGGATCCATAATTCCGTACCCATAAGGCACCCTTAGGATCCATCGAATATGTGCCATCTGCCAATGTAATAGGCGCGATAGCGGCCTGCAGCATCAGCGATGGTATCGTATAATCAGCTTTTTTGGTCAGATTTTTCCAATTGGTAATATATGTATATCCATAGTTGTTTGAATCATTTCCCACAGGCCCGGCATAAGCAGTTATGGCATCTGAAATTATTGGGTCTCCTATATCTCCACTACTGCTTTCATCGCCTGATGCCGATGAGTTAAATCGAACGTTTGTATCCGGCCAATCTTCTTCAAGCATATTTAAATTGTTATCGGAAGGCATGTAGATTTTCCCATCAACTAATTTCAGGCCCCCTACCCACTCCGAGACATTTCCCACCATATCAGCGATTCCGGCGAATGTGTTATTGTGCCTCCATGCCGCCGGGCCCGATCCTGCCAGGATTCTGGCCTCTCCTGTGGTATTTCCAGGAGTTCTACCATCTTGCCTCCTTCCAGTTTCGTAGGTTGCCTCATGAGACCTTCCATAATTCGTATTCCCACGAGGTTGAAAATTATTCTTGATGCACCACAACGCAATGGCAGCCCACTCCCAATTAGTCATTAAATGCCATCCGCCACCTTTGGCGTTACATGCGGCCTTAGCATTATCATAATTTATGTATGTCGTCGGATCCACGTTTGGCAACGAACATGCTCTGCCATCATAGACCTTGCTCTGATATGCACCGATGAAGATCTCCGGTTTTTCTATTCCTCCTGTTTTAAAAGCTGGATGTACGCCACTTCCATAGACGGGGTCGATATCCTCGAGGTTGAATTTAGGAATTCTCACCATATAGCTCGGGTATCCCATATCATCGTACAATACCGTCACCTGCCCACCCGTAGCAGCTTCGACAGACGACCTCAGAGTATCCTTCGTGAAAATAATAGGCATCTCACACTACCTCCTTTTCGGCTTCTTCATATCTCCATAAAACAAGCTCTACGGCTTCAAGGTCGATCGGGAGTTTTCGTCTTAGAAAAACAGGATTTTCATGTTCATCTATTTCTCCAGAATCGACCATTTCATATCTTGCCGGCGGAATCAAAATAGATGCAACATATCTGTCGCCAAGACCAATAACAAGGTCTTCGCCCCTCGTGCAAATGTCGATTATTACTTGACTGTCTTTTTGCTCTGATTCAAGATCGAGCGCTATGTCGCCAATAAATAGAATCGTTCCATCAATTGTCCATTCGACATGTGGTTCAGGCTGAATCTTTTTTACAATCATATTTTCACCACCCTTATATATAGCGCCCTATAAATTCAGTTTCCTGATAGTCCATCTAATTTCAATGTTATCAGCCATGCCATTTGCGCAGACTTTGAATCCATTTGAAGCTCGTTCATCGGCGTATATGTATCCAAGCTGATATCCACCTCCATCAAAATCAATAACGTCGAGATCGACAGAATAATCGTTGCCCAGCACATTGAAAGGTAGCGCTACATAAACGAAGGGGGCATTCAGAAAGGTTTTTGGAGCATTTGGCTCTATTCTACGAATATCTGTTAGAATTATGTTTTCGAGATAGGGATCAACAGCTTCCGTACTGCCCGCAGGCACAGTTATTCTATATAAGGGAACTCCATTGTCTGGAATGCTGCCACCTAAATCTGTGCAAAACGCTTCCCAGCCTCTTGAGCCCAAACCAAGATATATATAACAAATCTTGTCTAATCCAGAATAGTTACTCGGGATCGCTGCGCCATTCGTTTCTTCGCTTATTGGGACTAACATTCCCCCAACAAAGATAGTTCCTTCCTTAAGATTGATATTTCGAGTCGCAGATGTTGATTTCTCTATTGTGCAACCAGTTATTACACCTTTGTTCGAGATGGTAATTGTCCCCGATTGAAACCGCATAGAAAGGGTCTTTACGAGTTCTCTATTCGCCAATCCACCTAAATCGATAGCCTGAAGCAGGGAGGATATGACAGTATTTTGCATATCAGAACTAATGCCTTCCACTTGCTGCTCCAGATAATTCATCATTTCCGCTAAGGTAGGCTTATCCCCCTTGGCTTCACTGATTTCTGTTTCGCACCCGGACAATCTTGTGTCCACGTTATTGAAATTTGCATCTATCTTGTCATATTTTTCATTCCATGCCGACGGAATAGCTGGGAACTGATCCGGGTGTCTCCCTATAGTGCTATGAGGCAAGGCCATTACTAATCACCTCCATTAGAATCTGATTTTTAACTCTACTTCATATGTTTCATCCACGTCCTTGATTTTTGGGGAAAAGCACCTAAATCCTATAAGGTCTCCGTTAGCGTCCAACAACCCTATCTCCGATATTTGTGCACCGACCAGCTCGTCCCTTTCAAGCCTGCCAATACCCGTAACGCTCATGGAATCTTCTTGCATTATATTGTTGAGTTCCTTTCTCAGCCTTTCGTTATAAAGGCTTTCGCGCGCCGGGTCCATGGCTTTAGGGCTCAAATCAGAATTATGTCCCCCATCACCAAAAGCCATGAATCTAATCCTGGGTAGCGGGCTTTCGTTATACATGTGCCTTGCTATTTTTTCCCTAAACCGGTTTATTACCACGGCCTCAGCCATATCTTCACCTCCTCGCTATAATTGCATAATTTCCATCGTGGCTCTTGGTCCTGCATCACCTACGTTCCAGGAACCATCAATAGAAACATTGTCATATCCGACCAGAATGCCTCCCACCGGCGCAATATACTGACTATTGATTGACAAATTCCCGAAACTTCTGAGCGGATCAAGCCCTACGTACCATGACCCGTTAGCGGTTATCCCAAACGGTGAGGCCCCCACAATCCAGGCACCATCGGCAATCTGGCCATTGATGAGCAGATCGGCCAAGGTTTGTGGAGTCTTTGCGTATTCCCACTCCCATTGCATCCTATGCGTCTCGGTCCATTGTGGCTCTTGTAAATTCGCGGATATATTAAAGCTCACGCTATTTCGCGATACGGCATTAATCATATTTGCATGCCCAACAATCCATGAGCCGTCGACGCGCAGAGGCATCCTGTCGTCTTGGGCCAATGCCATAGGATGCCCAATGATTGCTATATGCGGGATAACAATCAAATGTCCTTGTGCCATACATGGGTATATCGTTTGTATGGGCTTGAAGAATATCAATTCTCCAACATTCCAGGAGCCGTTGACGACTAAATCATCATTTTTATCGATCATGTATGGCTTTGGATCGGGCCCGACAAACCACGAGCCGTCAATCATCAATCTGCACCACGGATAATATTCTTCTGCTTGTATATGCGCATACAAGCTTTCCATGATGAGTTTCGTGAAGACTTGCATGTTAAACTCAGCGGCCAGAACATAAAAATACAATGGCCAGGCTCGAACTGGTTTCATCTCTTCTATTGCCCATCGTATTTGGCTGAGCGATTTGTGGTTTGCCATCTCCGCCAAGTCGAGTTTTATAGAAAAGTTGGCCCAATGTGGAATGTCCGGCAACCCAGCCACGTCAATGCTTCTACTGATAATTCGCGGTGAAATATATGCTACATCCCATGTTCCGTCGGCGAATAGTATCCCAGCATTTATGTAAGCTTGCCTAACTTCATGATATTCGAATAATTCGACGTTTTTGTAGCCCAACGAACTTAATAGACTAAGAATGCCGGTTTTTGTTCCTTTCAATCGATGCCAAGCCACAAAATGAATTATCATATTCCGCTTCGTTTCGTCATCCCAATCTGAGTCATATAAGTCTACGTGAAACTGCCATGCGAGCAGATCCAATACATTACCCGTTAATATATCAATTT encodes:
- a CDS encoding phage tail protein I, which produces MTELDKISLLEILPESLTHDKEIQSTSAALDVSFRDVFSETHRSIIIPEIDILTGNVLDLLAWQFHVDLYDSDWDDETKRNMIIHFVAWHRLKGTKTGILSLLSSLGYKNVELFEYHEVRQAYINAGILFADGTWDVAYISPRIISRSIDVAGLPDIPHWANFSIKLDLAEMANHKSLSQIRWAIEEMKPVRAWPLYFYVLAAEFNMQVFTKLIMESLYAHIQAEEYYPWCRLMIDGSWFVGPDPKPYMIDKNDDLVVNGSWNVGELIFFKPIQTIYPCMAQGHLIVIPHIAIIGHPMALAQDDRMPLRVDGSWIVGHANMINAVSRNSVSFNISANLQEPQWTETHRMQWEWEYAKTPQTLADLLINGQIADGAWIVGASPFGITANGSWYVGLDPLRSFGNLSINSQYIAPVGGILVGYDNVSIDGSWNVGDAGPRATMEIMQL
- a CDS encoding reverse transcriptase/maturase family protein, with the translated sequence MKKLKQLYPKIYAFENLLGAYVNARKCKRFRNEVMAFTDNLEENLICIQEDLMQKTYRVGKYKEFFVYDPKMRLIMALPFRDRVVQWAIYRVLNPLLDKRYIYDSYACRIGYGIHRATDRLQYWLRYLSRKHKRVYALKLDISKYFYRIDHDVLMEILSRIIADKDLLWLLERIIRSENTKFGISLGDHCFNNERLSKIGMPIGNLTSQMFANLYLNELDQYAKHELKTQYYIRYMDDIIILHPDKIHLQYIKTKIDLFINNQLHLSLNNKTSIHIVNQGIDFCGYRVWATHKKLRKKTALKMKRRLKALQRAYAQWRINFTEVNASVQSYFGLLKHCDSYNLRVKLCSDMVFRRENNE
- a CDS encoding phage tail protein, whose protein sequence is MAEAVVINRFREKIARHMYNESPLPRIRFMAFGDGGHNSDLSPKAMDPARESLYNERLRKELNNIMQEDSMSVTGIGRLERDELVGAQISEIGLLDANGDLIGFRCFSPKIKDVDETYEVELKIRF
- the avd gene encoding diversity-generating retroelement protein Avd gives rise to the protein MGNELKILQKTYDMIQYGYICLRQYPKSERHTLAAETKLAMFKLLEAIITANKHYYKIKAIQVADVQLNILHYYVRLAKDLQFLPVKKYENWSKMSSEIGRMIGGWLKSARQISGGRP
- a CDS encoding glycoside hydrolase family 108 protein; the protein is MRFEDVFRIVLNVEGGYSNNPDDRGGETNLGVTEGTLRSAQAKGWVSKDITIKTLKTEHARIIYKKGYWDPIRGDLLPEPLDLILFDCAINHGPGGAVKLLQEALNSILVGTPLVVDGALGPKTFAALVELLEIDKRLTDENPNVEPHFLLRYLCVDVLMNRTELFDWLVDRNESQQKFLRGWIHQRVVRLAEKAGLEQ
- a CDS encoding SUMF1/EgtB/PvdO family nonheme iron enzyme encodes the protein MPIIFTKDTLRSSVEAATGGQVTVLYDDMGYPSYMVRIPKFNLEDIDPVYGSGVHPAFKTGGIEKPEIFIGAYQSKVYDGRACSLPNVDPTTYINYDNAKAACNAKGGGWHLMTNWEWAAIALWCIKNNFQPRGNTNYGRSHEATYETGRRQDGRTPGNTTGEARILAGSGPAAWRHNNTFAGIADMVGNVSEWVGGLKLVDGKIYMPSDNNLNMLEEDWPDTNVRFNSSASGDESSSGDIGDPIISDAITAYAGPVGNDSNNYGYTYITNWKNLTKKADYTIPSLMLQAAIAPITLADGTYSMDPKGALWVRNYGSRFPLRGGSWLYGSNAGLFALYMYYSRSSSPYHIGFRVAFVG